In Daphnia magna isolate NIES linkage group LG6, ASM2063170v1.1, whole genome shotgun sequence, the following are encoded in one genomic region:
- the LOC116925785 gene encoding uncharacterized protein LOC116925785 translates to MQFKSLALLIFAAGSVMGQLGISQLHHQHLFDASPPSSMAKYAHQLVRLNFPKQLGIELPSIELDLVKLARSQSTKKTVAAKVLGHFKGKHDFNDPNRMAKVLENETDKTGKDKTLGFQTSAGLNPFRIREHSPAQKKIKFREYSSVDENEETVPVMMEKNERGPQPQFPGESQQQQARAAVPATAGAEGDPSRSANYPIFYLVAASFCFFFSG, encoded by the exons ATGCAGTTCAAATCCCTC GCGCTACTGATTTTTGCAGCAGGTTCGGTGATGGGTCAATTAGGAATATCACAACTTCACCATCAACACCTATTCGATGCTAGTCCTCCTAGCTCGATGGCTAAATATGCTCACCAACTCGTCCGACTGAACTTCCCGAAACAGCTGGGCATTGAATTGCCCAGCATCGAATTGGACCTTGTCAAGCTTGCCCGTTCGCAGTCCACAAAAAAGACCGTAGCAGCCAAAGTTCTAGGTCACTTTAAAG GAAAGCACGATTTCAACGACCCGAATAGAATGGCCAAAGTCCTCG AAAATGAGACAGACAAAACTGGTAAGGACAAGACCCTCGGCTTCCAGACATCCGCAGGTTTGAACCCGTTCCGGATCAGAGAACATTCTCCagcacaaaagaaaatcaaatttagGGAATACTCTAGCGTTGATGAGAACGAAGAAACTGTCCCTGTGATGATGGAGAAGAACGAACGTGGTCCTCAGCCTCAATTTCCCGGTGAGTCCCAGCAGCAGCAGGCCAGGGCCGCAGTTCCAGCAACCGCAGGCGCCGAGGGTGATCCCTCAAGAAGCGCTAATTACCCAATTTTTTATCTTGTCGCAGCATCgttttgcttcttcttctctggCTAA